The Oncorhynchus tshawytscha isolate Ot180627B linkage group LG12, Otsh_v2.0, whole genome shotgun sequence genome includes a window with the following:
- the LOC112262708 gene encoding microprocessor complex subunit DGCR8, which yields MEMDDILPPLPLEPPDDLNSEGLNGKAQPPTPPLQTSSDAEEMDVSSGGDGHTHTPAGGQGLQTKGSITFINNLSDEAEPSTSCPRTARHAPPVTKFLPDLKLLRDIKISVSVVDTSRSKDRKVLYTGIGQEGGGEGETSSESLNGEFYDADTEPGAVDGSSGLGVVSAGRRGEEAEADLENKVEFAVLDELEDFSQDFLDTEDVQQGGFRSEVIVQQDHADEENLNISYEEDFDNDVDALLEEGMPVPKKMRLAEGAVEYAGDSDHASDRDVEGGVQPMMTKIKTVLKSRGRPPTEPLPDGWIMTFHNSGIPVYLHRETRVVTWSRPYFLGSGSIRKHDPPTSSIPCLHYRKMKDREEREQNGEVTPNAEVSPVKPGEEADSVERPDEPDSTAQEDPTTVGLGEGQVEVEIETGLVTEGTIKGCPVLHGKMPHSCEMAQGALGQVRAKVEVCKDESIEIEEFRSYLEKCFDFEQVTVKKFRTWAERRQFNRDIKRKQAESERPILPANQKLITLSVSDTPTKKEFVINPNGKSEVCILHEYMQRVLKVRPVYNFFECENPSEPFGASVIIEGVTYGTGTASSKKLAKNKAARATLEILIPDFVKQTSEEKLVEGDELEYFNHISIEDSRVYELTNKAGLLSPYQILHECLKRNHGMGDTSIKFEVIPGKNQKSEYVMTCGKHTVRGWCKNKRVGKQLASQKILQMLHPHVKNWGSLLRMYGRESNKMVKKENSDKSVIELQQYAKKNRPNLHILNKLQEEMRKLAKEREETRKKPKMTIMESAQPGSQPLCTVDV from the exons ATGGAGATGGATGACAtattaccccccttaccgttggAGCCACCTGATGATTTGAACTCGGAGGGCCTTAATGGTAAAGCACAGCCTCCAACACCCCCCCTGCAAACGTCCAGTGACGCAGAGGAAATGGACGTTAGCTCTGGTggtgatggacacacacacaccccagcaggGGGCCAGGGCCTCCAAACCAAGGGCTCCATAACCTTCATTAATAACCTGTCAGATGAGGCTGAACCCAGCACCTCGTGCCCTAGAACAGCCCGCCACGCACCCCCTGTCACCAAGTTTCTGCCAGATCTCAAATTACTCAGAGACATTAAGATCAGTGTCAGTGTCGTAGATACCAGTAGGAGCAAAGATAGGAAGGTGCTGTACACGGGGATAGGTCAGGAGGGTGGTGGTGAAGGGGAGACCAGCTCAGAGAGCCTTAATGGTGAGTTTTATGATGCTGATACAGAGCCAGGGGCTGTGGATGGTAGCTCAGGGCTTGGGGTGGTCAgtgcagggaggagaggggaggaggcagaggCAGACCTGGAGAACAAAGTGGAGTTTGCGGTCCTAGATGAGCTGGAGGACTTCAGTCAGGACTTCCTGGACACGGAGGACGTGCAGCAGGGGGGGTtcaggtcagaggtcatagtTCAACAGGATCATGCTGACGAAGAGAACCTAAATATCTCATATGAG GAGGACTTTGACAATGATGTAGACGCTCTGCTGGAGGAGGGCATGCCCGTGCCCAAAAAGATGCGCCTGGCAGAGGGGGCTGTTGAGTATGCAGGAGACAGTGATCACGCATCTGACAgggatgtggagggaggtgtTCAGCCCATGATGACCAAAATTAAGACAGTCCTGAAGA gTCGTGGGCGTCCACCCACTGAGCCACTACCTGACGGATGGATCATGACATTCCATAACTCTGGCATTCCAGTCTACCTgcacagagagaccagagtggTGACCTGGTCCAGACCTTATTTTCTGGGGTCCGGGAGCATTAGG AAACACGACCCTCCCACCAGTAGCATCCCTTGCCTGCACTATAGGAAGATGAAGGATCGCGAGGAGAGGGAACAGAACGGAGAGGTGACGCCCAACGCTGAAGTGTCTCCGGTGAAGCCTGGGGAGGAGGCAGACTCCGTGGAGAGACCAGACGAGCCTGACTCCACTGCCCAGGAGGACCCTACCACTGTTGGCCTGGGGGAGggacaggtggaggtggagatagagacaggcctgGTCACAGAGGGGACCATAAAGGGGTGCCCTGTCCTGCATGGCAAGATGCCCCACTCCTGTGAGATGGCCCAGGGGGCTCTGGGACAGGTCAGGGCCAAGGTGGAGGTGTGCAAAGATGAATCGATAG AAATTGAGGAGTTCCGCAGCTACCTGGAGAAGTGCTTTGACTTTGAACAAGTGACCGTGAAGAAGTTCCGTACCTGGGCAGAGCGCAGGCAGTTCAACAGGGACATCAAGAGAAAACAGGCTGAGTCAGAGAGACCCATTCTGCCTGCCAACCAGAAACTCATCACTCTGTCTGTATCAGATACCCCCACCAAGAAAG AGTTTGTCATTAACCCAAATGGGAAATCTGAAGTTTGCATCCTACATGAATATATGCAACGTGTCTTAAAGGTCCGACCTGTTTACAACTTTTTTGAATGTG AGAACCCAAGTGAACCCTTTGGAGCCTCCGTCATAATAGAGGGAGTGACATATGGCACAGGAACTGCAAGCAGTAAAAAACTTGCCAAGAATAAAGCTG CTCGAGCCACACTGGAGATTCTCATCCCTGACTTTGTGAAGCAGACATCTGAGGAGAAGCTTGTAGAAGGGGATGAACTGGAG TATTTTAATCATATCAGTATTGAAGATTCAAGGGTGTACGAACTGACCAATAAAGCAGGATTACTCTCGCCATATCAGATTCTACACGAGTGCCTTAAGAG AAACCATGGAATGGGTGACACCAGCATCAAGTTTGAGGTGATCCCAGGAAAGAACCAGAAGAGTGAATATGTGATGACGTGTGGAAAGCATACCGTGCGCGGATGGT gCAAGAATAAACGTGTGGGGAAGCAGCTGGCGTCTCAGAAGATCCTACAGATGCTGCACCCTCACGTGAAGAACTGGGGGTCACTGCTCCGCATGTACGGCAGAGAGAGCAATAAGATGGTAAAAAAG